In Nilaparvata lugens isolate BPH chromosome 5, ASM1435652v1, whole genome shotgun sequence, the following proteins share a genomic window:
- the LOC120351378 gene encoding WD repeat-containing and planar cell polarity effector protein fritz-like, protein MLTLLGEIHFWTLKDSNCIRDTDFGAFRYHDKKSSTDNILFAGKKSYTENRNALWSPGNKRPVRLKDSLKEFEEYLDTLRVVYKEWRDCSTLQLMFNTGLLANIILNPLSGDVREITFDKYMVGKLQSEYVADGKN, encoded by the exons ATGCTAACTTTATTAGGCGAAATTCATTTTTGGACTCTCAAAGATAGTAACTGTATTAGAGACACAGATTTTGGTGCTTTTAG GTATCACGATAAAAAGAGTAGTACCGACAATATACTGTTTGCTGGTAAAAAAAGTTATACAGAAAACAGAAATGCTCTTTGGAGTCCAGGAAACAAACGGCCAGTACGTCTTAAAGACTCATTAAAGGAATTTGAG GAATATCTGGATACTTTAAGAGTTGTGTATAAGGAATGGCGCGACTGTTCAACATTGCAACTTATGTTCAATACTGGTCTCCTTGCCAACATAATTTTGAACCCTCTCAGCGGCGATGTAAGAGAAATTACATTCGACAAGTACATGGTCGGCAAACTTCAGTCAGAATATGTGGCTGACGGTAAGAACTAA